The genomic segment TATCGAAGAAACATTCGGAATTAATTTAAGTACGCTGGATGTTTTGGAATTTTCTACGTATGAAAAAGGCAAAACGATTCTTGCGAAATACGGTGTAGAAATTTAAGTGGCTGCCGTAGCGATTTCGGTATGGACTGAACCCTTAGCCGAAAGCAACTGCTATATTATATACGAAAATACGGAACGGCACGGGGATGAGAATGCTCCTTGTGTAGTGATTGATCCGAACGACCCTGCGGGGCCGCTTTCGGTGTTGGAACAAAAAAATTTACACCCCGAATGGATATTGTTAACGCACGAACACTGCGACCATACGGCAGGGCTGGAACCGATGAGGGCGCGCTTTCCCGATGCGCAGGTAATGGCGAGCGAGAAGTGTAATATCGGGATGCAGAATGCGCGGCTCAATATGTCGCGGATGATGGAGGTGTATCTCACCTTTTTCGGTAAGTCGGGTGTGTCTTATACCCCGTTTGTGTGCCGCCCTGCGGATAAAACATATAGCGAGGCCTGTACGCTGGACTGGCGCGGGCATACGTTCCGCTTTGTGCCGTTGCCCGGACATACCGCAGGCAGTGTCGGTATTTTTCTTGATGACGATATCTTTTTTTCGGGTGATTATTTGTTGCCGGGCAGGGAAGTGATTTTGCGGCTTCCCGGCGGCAGTGAAAAAGACTATCGTGAAATCACGGAACCCTTCTTAGCAACATTGCCCGTCGGTATTCATATTTACCCCGGCCACGGCAAGGATTATAGGCTTGCTGTGCCGGTTGATAAAGGGGTTTTATGATATGTCGGCACGATACATATATCGTATTGACAATATCGGCATGGAAATTGCAAAAAAGCCCTAACCGTATTATAATGACGGTATGACCATTACCCGTAAATTACCGGTCGGCATACAGAGTTTTGAAAAACTCCGCCGTGACGGATATATCTATGTTGATAAGACGGCATTTGCATGGAATCTTGTTCAATTATCCAGTCCGTATTTCTTAAGCCGCCCGCGGCGGTTTGGAAAAAGCTTATTTCTTTCTACATTAGCGGCGTATTTTCGTGGACAGAAAGAACTGTTTAAGGGACTGTACCTTGAACAAGCGGAAGAACTTCAGGCCTCACATGAAGGCAGAGCCGCTTGGGAAGAATATCCGGTATTATATCTGGATTTTAATACAAAAAATTATTCGGATGAGCAGGCCTTGGCAGCTATCTTGAATGCGCATCTCCGCGATTGGGAAGAAGCTTTTATGCTGGAACAGAGAGAGGAAGCGCCGGATGGCCGGTTAAAAGACCTCATTCAACGTATCTATCGAAAAACCGGGAAACAGGTTGTTATCCTTGTGGACGAATACGACAAACCGCTTCTGCAAACGATGGGTGTAAATGAAGAACTGAATGAACGATACCGCAATGCACTCAAAGCGTTTTACTCAGTGATCAAAACCTGCGACCAATATATCCGCTTTACTTTTTTAACGGGTGTTACCAAATTCAGCAAGGTTAGTATCTTTAGTGATCTCAATAACCTCAATGATATCAGTTTGCTGCCGAAATATGCCGGTATCTGCGGTATCAGCCAAAGTGAATTGGAAAGTACCTTTGCTCCTGAAATTGAAGCGCTTGCACAGGCGAATGAGCTTACCTATGATGAAACACTCAAACAGCTAAAGCAAAATTATGACGGTTACTGTTTTGCTCAAGCATCTGAAAATATGTATAACCCGTTTAGCCTGTTACGGGTATTTGACGGACAGATTTTTCAAAGCTATTGGTTTAGTACGGGAACACCGACTTTTTTGGTTAATTACCTCAAAGACGCACACTACTTTATCCCCGACTTGGATGGAAAGGTTGAGCTTGATGAAGAAGGTTTACAAACATATCGAGCCGTTGCAAAAGAGCCGTTTCCGATTCTCTTTCAATCGGGGTATTTGACGATTAAAGAATACATAAAAGATGCCCGGTTGTATAGGTTGGGCTTTCCGAATGATGAGGTTCGGTACGGCTTTTTAAAGAACTTATTACCTGCATATTCATCGGTACAACCCGATGAAACAGGGAAATCGATATGGCGATTTGTGGAAGATATCCGCAAGGGCGATGTAAACGGCTTTATGGGACGGCTTCAGTCGATCATAGCCGGTATTTCTTATGACAACTTCACAGAAGAAAACCTGAAACTGCGGGAGCAGAACTATCAGACCGCTGTGTATCTTGTGTTTACGCTAATGGGGCAGTTTGTGCAGACCGAGGTGCATTGTAGTACCGGACGAGCTGACTGCGTGGTTACTACTGCAGATAGTATCTACCTCTTTGAGTTTAAGCTCACCGGCAACGGCAGTGCGGAAGATGCACTCAATCAGATAAAAGAGAAAGAATATGCAGCAAAATATCAGGTGGATGGTAAGAAGATTGTGCTCATCGGAAGCTCTTTTGATGAAAAGACGAGGACGATTAAGGAGTGGCGCGTATGCTGAATTATAGGAAACATGTTAACTATCATGACCATAGATGAATTTATACAGCTGAAACCGTATTCATTGACGCATCAAGAAAAAGCGGCGGCGTATACCGAGCTGCTGACGAAACGGACGGCCTTTCACCGTAACCATTGCGAGCCGTACGGCCGATTGTTAAAAGCCTTAGGTATTCCGGAGAATGCCGCTTTTTCGGCGGAGACGGCGCCGATGCTGCCGGTGTCGGTTTTTAAGGAGCTTTCGCTTAAGAGTGTTCCCGAAGAGGCGGTGTTTAAAACGCTCACCTCATCGGGAACGACCGGTCAGCGTGTTTCGCAAATTTATTTGGATGCGGAAACGGCGGCGAATCAGCAGCAGGTGCTGTACCGGATTATTGCCGATTTTGCCGGAGAAAAGCGGATCCCCTATCTGGTATTCGATACGAAAAAAACGCTGCGCGACCGGAAGATGTTTTCGGCACGGGGAGCCGGTATTTTGGGCTTTTCCTTGTTGGCGTCCCGTACCTGTTACGCACTTGACGAAAATATGGAGCTGGATATTCCGGCTGTTCAACACTTTCTTGCCGAACATGCAAACGAGCCGATACTTGCCTTCGGTTTTACCTTTATCATCTATAAACACGTAATCCGTGTTCTTGAAGAAAAAAATATCAGCCTCAATATTTCAAACGGAATACTGATACACGGCGGCGGCTGGAAAAACCTTATAAACGAGGCGGTCTCTCCGGAAGAGTTTAAAAAGCGGATTCAGGCATCTACCGGTATTGCGCGTATCAGTAACTATTACGGCATGGCAGAACAAACCGGCTGTATTTACATGGAATGCCCGCAGGGACATCTGCATGCAAGTATATGGTCGGATGTGCTGTTTAGGCGGGCGAAGGATTTCAGTATTTGCGGTATCGGGGAACAGGGTATTGTACAGGTGCTGTCTCCGCTGCCGGGTTCCTATCCGGGGCATTCGCTTTTAACTGAGGATACCGGCGTGCTGCTGGGAGAGGATGACTGTCCCTGCGGGCGGCTCGGTAAGTATTTTTCCATTACCGGCCGCATCCCGCGTGCGGAGGTAAGGGGTTGCAGTGACACGTATGAAGGATGATACAACCATGCAGACGAAAACCTCTGTAACATTATTGGCAGGCGTTTTGCAGCCGGAAAGAGAACCATATCCCGTGTTTTCAGCGGAAGCAATGGACTTCCTTGCAGCGGTATCGGCCGAAATCGGTGCATCGGAATTACACGGCATACCGGAAATAGCCGCCTTCGGTTTTTGGTGCCGCAGAGCGCATCTTGAAGCCTTAGCCCGGCGTCATGTTTCTCCTTTTCCGCGGCTCGGGCGGGGCTTGGCATTCCATATTGCACCTTCAAACGTACCGACGATGTTTGCCTATTCATACACAATCGGGCTGCTTGCAGGGAATGCAAACATCGTGCGGCTGTCGGAGCGGGGCGGAGAAATCGGTACGGCGCTTTGCGCCTGCATCGGCCGTGTATTGAACCGGCCGGAGTTTGAGTCCGTAAAACGGCGGACTTCGTTTATCAGCTACGGCCGGGATGACGCCGTAACCGCTGCGTATACGGCCGAGTGTGATGCGCGGGTAGTGTGGAGCGGGGACGAAACAATACGCCGCATACGGGCGCTGCCGCTGCCGCCCCATGCGGTTGAACTGGTATTCCCCGACCGCTGGTCGTTTGCGCTGTTCAGTCAAGCGGCATTTTCTCAAGCTGATGAGGAAACGCTTGCCGCATGGGCTCACCGTTTTTACAACGACACGTACTTGATGGATCAGAACGCCTGTTCCGCCCCGCACCTTGTCGTGTGGGAAAACGACGGAGGCGATCCGGCAGTCCGCCCGCGCTGGTGGGAAAAGGTTGCAGCGGAAGCACAGGCAGCCTACCGCTTCGGTGCTTATCAGGCGGCACGGAAATACGAACAGCTGTGTCTTGCTGCGATGACATTACCGGAGGACATTTCCGTCCGGCAATATGCGGGGAATCTTTTATATGTTGCAAGTTTGAAAAAGCTGCCTGCCGAAGCGGCGGAAACGCTCCGCGGAACGTTCGGTTTTTTCTACGAAACCGAAATCCGCAATAAAGATGAACTGTTGCCGCTGCTTTCGTTCAAGGTGCAGACGCTCTGCGCGGAAGGCTATCGGCGGGAAGAACTCGCACACTTTTTTGCGCAGCGACGTGCGGCAGGTATCGACCGAATCGCTGCACTCGGGCAAGCGATGGAAATGGACACAATTTGGGACGGTAAAGACTTAATCGCGGAACTATCGCGAATCATCTCCTCATTAAAATAAGAATTCTAAAAAATAAAAAATTTACTCTTTCTTTTTGGATATTTCAGTGTATAATACCCGATGTATGAATAGAATAACGGCAAAATTAAACAAACAAAATCTAAGACGGTATTTAGGGTTAATGGCAAGTTATACGGAAATTCTTCTTGCCTTGGTAGTCATCATTGGGATTTTACTCCTCTGTATTCGAGTGCTTGCTCAGCTGAGGATATTTATCATCAGTACGTTCTCCGGTACTGCCGTTCCGTCGTTTTCCGAATTCCTTTCATCGGTGTTTGAGTTGGTTATCGGTATTGAGTTCGTAAAGATGCTTGCAAAGCATACGCCGGGCAGCGCTATTGAGGTTCTTTTGTATACAATAGCCCGTACGCTGATTATGGATCACAGCAGTATGCAAAGTTCTTTGCTGGGGGTTATCTCCATTGCAATTCTTTTTGCCGTCCGTAAGTATTTTAACGACCCCGAAGTTCATAACCATGAAACCGGCGGCGACTATATCGTAAACGGCGGTATCAGCATGAGGGAGGTTAACAGACGTCTTGATGCCGATTTTGACGAATCCTACGGGCATACCGTTGCGGGATATTTATTCAATTATCTGCAAGCGATCGGAAAGAAGCCGACAGTCGGATGTGAAGCTCAAATCGGCGACTATATGTTTCAAGTATATGATATGGAAGGAGAACTGATACGGCATATTAGAATAACGCCGTTAAAATCATAAAAAGCTATTGGGAACCGGGGAATGTTCAAAAACTTCGATTTTTAAAGGTTCCCTATTATAAAAAAGGGAGGGCTGCAGATGTCTGATTATGAATGTTTAAGAAAAGATTCTTGTCCGATCCGCTTGGATGCGGAAAAACAGCTCGATTCCATCATTGAAAATATGTTTGACGGTATTTATATCACTGATGGCGAAGCTAACACGCTGCGGGTAAATAAAGCCTACGAAGTGATTACCGGTATTTCCCGTGCCGATGTAACCGGTTGCAACATGAAACAGCTGGAAGAGAGCGGTACAATCTCTCAATCGGGTTCTTTAATCGCCATCCGGACAGGCAAACCGGTAACGCTTCAGCAAAAATTCAGTACGGGGCGTCAGGCGCTCATTACCAGTACGCCGGTATTCGGTCCGGACAATAAAGTCGAAATGGTAATCACGAACGTTCGGGATATGACGGAAATCCATCATCTCCGGGAAGAGATAGAATCCCGGAATGAGGAACGGTTACGCCTTCATAAAGAATTGGAACACATTAGGACACACTTTCTTGATAAAACCGATTTCATTGCCGCCGATAAGGTAACTCTTTCGATTATCCGTATGGCGGATAAGGTTGCCCCGCTGGATACAACCGTAATGATCAGCGGCGAAACAGGCGTCGGTAAAGAAGTGTTTGCACAATATATCCATAGTCAAAGCCGCCGTAATAAGAAATCGTTTATCAGCGTGAATTGCGGCGCTATTCCGGCAAACTTGATAGAAAGCGAGCTGTTCGGCTACGAGCGGGGTGCTTTTACCGGTGCCGATAAGAATGGTAAAGCGGGGCTTTTTGAAGTAGCCGACCAAGGGACGATCTTTCTTGATGAAATCGGGGAACTGCCGCTGAATATGCAGGTAAAGCTGCTGCGGGTTTTGCAGGAGCATGAGGTAAAACGTATCGGCGGAACCAAACCGATTCCGGTAGATATACGCGTTATTGCAGCGACGAATCGTAATCTGGAAGAAATGGTCAAAAAAAAGAAATTCCGAAAGGATTTATATTACCGCATGATGGTTTTCCCACTGCGCATTCCGCCGCTCCGCGAACGCCGCAATGATATTGTGCCGCTGGCCGAGCTTTTTCTCGATCAGCTTAACCGGAAATATGCATTCCGCAAATATTTTTCCGATGCGGCGCTTCGGCTGATGGTTGAGTACGAGTGGCCC from the Treponema vincentii F0403 genome contains:
- a CDS encoding MBL fold metallo-hydrolase gives rise to the protein MAAVAISVWTEPLAESNCYIIYENTERHGDENAPCVVIDPNDPAGPLSVLEQKNLHPEWILLTHEHCDHTAGLEPMRARFPDAQVMASEKCNIGMQNARLNMSRMMEVYLTFFGKSGVSYTPFVCRPADKTYSEACTLDWRGHTFRFVPLPGHTAGSVGIFLDDDIFFSGDYLLPGREVILRLPGGSEKDYREITEPFLATLPVGIHIYPGHGKDYRLAVPVDKGVL
- a CDS encoding ATP-binding protein, whose translation is MTITRKLPVGIQSFEKLRRDGYIYVDKTAFAWNLVQLSSPYFLSRPRRFGKSLFLSTLAAYFRGQKELFKGLYLEQAEELQASHEGRAAWEEYPVLYLDFNTKNYSDEQALAAILNAHLRDWEEAFMLEQREEAPDGRLKDLIQRIYRKTGKQVVILVDEYDKPLLQTMGVNEELNERYRNALKAFYSVIKTCDQYIRFTFLTGVTKFSKVSIFSDLNNLNDISLLPKYAGICGISQSELESTFAPEIEALAQANELTYDETLKQLKQNYDGYCFAQASENMYNPFSLLRVFDGQIFQSYWFSTGTPTFLVNYLKDAHYFIPDLDGKVELDEEGLQTYRAVAKEPFPILFQSGYLTIKEYIKDARLYRLGFPNDEVRYGFLKNLLPAYSSVQPDETGKSIWRFVEDIRKGDVNGFMGRLQSIIAGISYDNFTEENLKLREQNYQTAVYLVFTLMGQFVQTEVHCSTGRADCVVTTADSIYLFEFKLTGNGSAEDALNQIKEKEYAAKYQVDGKKIVLIGSSFDEKTRTIKEWRVC
- a CDS encoding acyl-CoA reductase is translated as MKDDTTMQTKTSVTLLAGVLQPEREPYPVFSAEAMDFLAAVSAEIGASELHGIPEIAAFGFWCRRAHLEALARRHVSPFPRLGRGLAFHIAPSNVPTMFAYSYTIGLLAGNANIVRLSERGGEIGTALCACIGRVLNRPEFESVKRRTSFISYGRDDAVTAAYTAECDARVVWSGDETIRRIRALPLPPHAVELVFPDRWSFALFSQAAFSQADEETLAAWAHRFYNDTYLMDQNACSAPHLVVWENDGGDPAVRPRWWEKVAAEAQAAYRFGAYQAARKYEQLCLAAMTLPEDISVRQYAGNLLYVASLKKLPAEAAETLRGTFGFFYETEIRNKDELLPLLSFKVQTLCAEGYRREELAHFFAQRRAAGIDRIAALGQAMEMDTIWDGKDLIAELSRIISSLK
- a CDS encoding transporter associated domain-containing protein; amino-acid sequence: MNRITAKLNKQNLRRYLGLMASYTEILLALVVIIGILLLCIRVLAQLRIFIISTFSGTAVPSFSEFLSSVFELVIGIEFVKMLAKHTPGSAIEVLLYTIARTLIMDHSSMQSSLLGVISIAILFAVRKYFNDPEVHNHETGGDYIVNGGISMREVNRRLDADFDESYGHTVAGYLFNYLQAIGKKPTVGCEAQIGDYMFQVYDMEGELIRHIRITPLKS
- a CDS encoding sigma-54 interaction domain-containing protein: MSDYECLRKDSCPIRLDAEKQLDSIIENMFDGIYITDGEANTLRVNKAYEVITGISRADVTGCNMKQLEESGTISQSGSLIAIRTGKPVTLQQKFSTGRQALITSTPVFGPDNKVEMVITNVRDMTEIHHLREEIESRNEERLRLHKELEHIRTHFLDKTDFIAADKVTLSIIRMADKVAPLDTTVMISGETGVGKEVFAQYIHSQSRRNKKSFISVNCGAIPANLIESELFGYERGAFTGADKNGKAGLFEVADQGTIFLDEIGELPLNMQVKLLRVLQEHEVKRIGGTKPIPVDIRVIAATNRNLEEMVKKKKFRKDLYYRMMVFPLRIPPLRERRNDIVPLAELFLDQLNRKYAFRKYFSDAALRLMVEYEWPGNIRELRNIVERAVIVTDSDEITAMNTFITPCKPHADPLYIPVKQPESIHDLKAALADIEAEYIEFAYKTYGNVRLAAESLGMSHATFVRKRQRHTASRDIDEQPSA